tacttatactcaatattgtaaatttatatagggttaataaatattttaattagttttataaagtgttttttttttaaaaagtacctacctacaatcTTCGTAACCTCAATTAatgtgtatacatacatacataaaatcacgcctctttcccggaggggtaggcagagactacctctttccacttgccacgatctctgcatatttccttcgcttcatccacactcataactctcttcaggcaagctcggcggtttcgggtacttttgacctgaccctttaccaggacgtccttaatttgatcaagataggTTCGTACAGTTAATGTgtatacagtcacgtctatatcccttgcggggtagacggagccaatagtgtcgaaaagactgaggggccactttcagctatatggcataaatacataggtacatatagtcacgtctatatcccttgcagggtagacagagccaacagtattgtaaagactgaaaggccacgtttatttGTATGGctgtatgatggaattgagattcaaatagtgacaggttgctagcccatcgcctaaaagtataatcccaagtttataaacctttcccttgattgactttcaCGGAATCTGCACGGCAAGGGAAGCAGCCGGCACACACTATATAGTTTTAGTTAACTTATCTgtaaatattatgatttaagTTTGTCTagagaaaaattaagaaattttaatttgaaatttgactaggtatattttttcctCACTATCACACTAGCATGGCggcaattataataaatttgtattcatATGACTTATTATCAATTCATCAAAGACTACTTTTAATAGTACCTACTCAACGGACTTATGTCATGTTATGTCACTGGTCAGACCAGGTCAAGAGTGTAAAAACAtgacatttaaatatgtatatatttctgttaaactactgtgccgtgtggtttatggcacttttgaatagaaccactccacaacattccaatggatgtcgtaaaaggcgactaagggacaggctttttaaacttgcgattcttgttataggcgatgggctagtaacctgtcactatttgaatctcaactccatcataaagtcacacagctgaacgtggcctttcagtcttttcaagacactgtctaccccgcaagggatacagacgtgactatatgcatgtataagaataataattagaaatatgtattaagcacaaaaaatacatttaacaaAGTAACagtaatttaacatacataaactacGATAAATTGCCTGACGTTCGATCTAGGTGCTCAACTGGACAGgaacttaacatacatacatacatatgatcacgtatttatcccttacggggtagacagagccaacagtcttgaaaagactgataggccacgttcagctgtttggcttaatgatagagacgggttgctagtccatcgcctaaaagaagaatcccaagtttataagcctatcccttagtgtccttttacgacatccatgggaacgagatggagtggtcctattctttttttttattggtccacacggcacaggaacttaaatatattatttttaaatatgttgagGGTCTGTCTGTGAGTATGTATTCAGTCTAAGTATAAATGTCGATCTCTTCTCAGAGTAGGCAACTATATATAGTTGACCTCAATATTATTTGACCTCGCACTTGTAACATCACCTTGCATGTATAACCGGCCGTATGACTTGCAATAAACatgtaaatcttaaaaatatatgaacgTTACGTAGTAAGAAATATAGATATCTATTCTTaactattataaagctgaagagtttgtttttttggacgcactaatctcaggaactactggttcgaattgaaaaattctttttgcgtcggATAAACCATTtaccgaggaaggctttaggctatataacatcacgctgcaactattaggagcgaagaaataatggaaaatgtgaaaaaaaacggtgaaaattattcattcatccttgagggcttcaatgatgcccaaaataactatttcacgcggacgaagtcacgggcacagctagtataatataattaaaatacttgcAAAAAAACTAagtgttcccggcaccaatagaaaaaaagaaaaggaccactacatctcttgcccatgggtgtcgttaaaggtgactaaaggatagataggctaacaaacttgggatacttttaggcgatgggctagcaaccagtcactatttgaatctgaacgtggccttttaggccgtgataatatgtatgcatgtgaTCTGTATGTGGATATCAAATGTACACTTTTCGCCATTttctaatgaataaaagatagGTGAATGATTAATGATTTTatcattcaatttaaaatcctgtttttaataaataatctaaatataaagcaaagtcgctcCCGCGTCTATCCCaatatctgtatgtatgctcagatctttaaaactacacaacggattctgatacattttttttaatagatagagtgattcaagaggtaAGTCTTTATGTATAAGTCCCAATTTTCCTACtaaaagctagtttaaaataatggaATCCTGTCACTGTCGATTCCTTCACATTtcccttgtatatttgcttagtcaacttgctttcattcatcctctccacgtgaccaaaccatctaagcattccCATATCATCACCGCAAAATATTCTAAAACTAAActacttattttacattatattattatcaaatacaATCGCATTGATACACTCGCCGGTAAAAAGTCACGTATAATACTTGCAGTTTGTATAAACAATAGAAGTAATGCTTTACCTTATTGCTTTGTTCGCGTAATTGACTACTTCAAGAACTTGGCCAATTtctgtgaataaaaaaattgcatcaaAATGAGCTCCTGCGGGAAGAtgtcagaaataaataaataaatatatacgggacaaattacacagattgagttagcctcgaagtaagttcgagactggtgttacgggatactaactcaacgatactacttatattttataatagaatagaatagaagagatttattttcaaaattagatacaaggtatcacttattgacgtcacaataataaatacttatatagataaacatccatatTCTGACTGACTACAGCAATCAATGTGCTCGTGATTGCGAGATCAAAGCGTAGAAAACATTGAGTAAACACAGGTATGTAAAACTTTTGTATTGAATTGACTacagaataaaaagaaaatacatacattcacgtccattacccttgcggggtagacagagcattgaaaggactgattggttaggttcagctgtttgacttcatagtaaaattgagattaaaaaagtaGATTAAAATAggtagcctatcgcctaaaataataatccaaactttataagcctatccattagtcgtcTTTacgacatgggaaagagatgaagtggtcctattctattttttattggtgccgggaaccacacggcaatatcgCGACAAGTAGAGAgtgtagcctctgcctacccctttcaagcgtgattattatgtatgtacgtagttTATTTAAATGGTCTAGAAGTGCACTACATAAAAGAGGATTTCTTGGAAGGGGAACCGTTCACGTACTCAAAAaggtatgtacttatatataaatataatataaggtATTCTGAcggtacaaacaaacatatttatagttttattattagtatgcATAGATTATACTTTGTGATACAGCAAGTCGTGTTAATTCTACAACTAAATGCAgttcatatattattttattgcgaaTAAGACGTCACTgtgttaattttgtatttaatttgtattttcaaaggtatattatattttcattttcatcagTGCAGTTCGCAAAAAGGTGATAACgcataaagtttgtttcacataaaaaactaaataataatttatttctgctagtaaattttatcaattttaaaagaaaaatcagcCATTCATTAATTAATCGCACACAGACATCACATCTTTATTTCCAGTGTCGTGTACAGGACccaattattttacaattatctATTTGGCTTTCTATTTagacatagtgacaggttgtaagccGATGTGCCTATAAGGATAATCTaggaatttatacatacatacatacataaaatcacgccactttcccggaggggtaggcagagaatacctctttccacttgccacgatctctgcatacttccttcgcttcatccacattcataactctcttcatgcaagctcggcggtttcgggtactcttgacctgaccctttaccaggacgtccttaatttgctcaagatacgttcgttcgtctaggtctaggaatttataatgtaaaccTTTTACATTGATTGAAGATGTACTACACTTGAAAGCCtcgctctgtctatcccgcccgggataaagacataactatatgtataagtatgtatgtatgactctATCTtacctttaataaataaataatcaaaatatacgGGGCAGATTacgcagattgagttagccacgaagttcgaaacttgtgttacgagatactaactcaacgatactatattttacgagtatattaaaaagttatatagataaacattcaaaatccaggccaatcagagacagttcatttctcataatgccctggccgggattcgaacccgggatctccGTGTcactaccgctacgccacagaggcccttaaaaacatatatatcacatctttattatttgcgttatattgttattttgtgttaCAGGCAAAAGAAAGGACTCAGAAACAATGACAGCATTACGTGTTGAAAATCCTCCGATTTACAAAAATGGTGAGaacaaatttgtaaataatgtttCGATCAAATTTACACACatttaaactattaaaaaagaaaagaaaaaaactaaaataaagaaatgtaatgtaattaattcattGTGTAGTATcagttagccaaacagctgaacgtggcctatcagtcttttcaagagtgttggctctgtctaccccgcaaaggatatagacgtgattatatgtatgtatgtgtagagTCCCTGTAAATCGTTTGCCCACCGCGacgtgcccagaaggctggtaGCATTGCCAcgttgaatggcaatgcttaatagaatagaatagaattatttatttataggtatcacttattgacgtcacattaaTCTTAAACCAAAGAAGTTTACAGCCCCCTGGTCAATTTgatcaaaaaattaattcttttgagagaataattataaataataaaaaatgttctaataataagtgccgtgtggttcccggcaccgttaaacaaattaataggaccactccttctctttcccaaggatgtcgtaaaaggcgactaggggataggcctataattctataattcttctttttgacgacgataggctagcaacctgtcactatttgaatctgaattcaaTCAATAactcaaaaagctgaacgtcgcctgtgagtcttttcaagactgctcgCTAGTAACAGTTtactagcccatagcctaaaagaagaatcccaagtttataagcacatcccttagtcgccgttcacgacatccatgggaaagaaaagTCTTACTCTTAAGTGCCAGGAACCCAAggcacaaataataaatatatatattaataagagATTTATCTCTCAGGAGACAAGCCATGCCGCCCAGCTGATGCGGTGGAAAGTCAGGCCAAGCAGCGGCTGGTGCCCATCGACGAAGCCACCAGGAGAGGGGACTCGGAGGTCCAGGAGTTCTACTCCGGAGCGGTGGTCCTCATCACGGGCGGCTCGGGGTTCCTGGGGAAGCAGCTGGTGGAGAAGCTGTTCAGGTATtacatagaatagaaaagaataggtttattttcaaaattggatacaaggtatcacttattaacgtcacatcacttaaatctaattataactactatagCTTCCAAAGTGCATGTGTGCCTGCatggcggaacaaactacactgtagcattttcaccgtacatacctataatatcgtctatatcccttccggggtagacggaCCCACAGTCtgacaaagactgaaagtccacgtttagctgcatggcttaatgttggaattgagattcaaataatgacaggttgctaacccatcgcctaaatgaagaattccaagtttaaaagcctatctctaagtcgtcttttacgacatccatggggaagagatacAGTGGTccttcgttttttttattggttaaaatattaaatgcttAATCTAAGTTTTCAGCAAAATTCGGAATAAAAATCAAAGCAATTGGTCatgtaaagaaaaatccaCTATagtattaatttcataattaaatttcaacatttctataaaaaaagggtaaaaatatatgctattattcatgaaaaataaataaatactgtttTGAAAAACATCGACTTAGCGAATTAAACATGAGTTAGCGATTAATATACAATTCATTgcacatataatttttaatttatatccgAACATTCTCTGCCCCGTGACtgtaaacaattaatttatgcgcatagtataattaaacatattatgtatgtacttgcaaataaaataaggtcAGTGGGATATTGAACaggtgacatacatacatacataaaatcacgcctctttcccggaggggtaggcagagactacctctttccacttgccacgatctctgcacacttccttcgcttcatccacattcataactctcttcatgcaagctcggcggttcgggtacttttgacaaGGTGACATCAATACCTTTAATGAGCAGAAGTTCTGTGGTCGAATAAAAAAGAGTGTTACAcagggtgccgtgtggttcccggcaccaatacaaaaaagaataggaccactccatctctttcccatggatgtcgtaaaaggcgacttagggataggtttacaaacttgggattcttttttaggcgatgggctagcaacctgtcactatttgcatcacaattctatcattaagccaaatagctgaacgtggccgatcagtcttttcaagactgttggctctgtctaccccgcaaggaatatagacgtaaccatatgtatgtatgtatgttacacaGGGAGGCCAGGTTCAAATCTTATCGGGACCATTGTATCAAATGACtcgtgctaaccgatgctttaaCGGTGAGGGAGACCATTGTGAGGAACCCAGCGCATTCCCAAGATCCAGTTgtatttgttacatacatacataaaatcacgtctatatcccttgcggggtagagagagccaacagtcttgaaaagactgataggccacattcagctttttggcgttaagataaaattgacattaaaatagtgacaggttgctagcccatcgcctaaaagaaggatctcaagattataagcctttcATTTGATTGTCTCATTTTCTGCCAGCCAAgctgttaaattttattaaaatataatttacatagatatgtaaattttatatgtgccgtgtggttcccggcaccaatagaaaaaagaataggatcactccatgtctttcccatggatgtcgtaaaaggcgactaagggataggtttacaaacttattctttttaggcgatgggctagcaacctgtcactatttgcatttcaattctatcattaagccaaatagctgaacgtggccgagcagtctcttcaagactgttggctctgtctaccccgcaagggatatagacgtgaccatatgtatatatgtaaattatatgtttgtttcagAACATTTGACATCAAGAAGTTGTATTTGCTCCTGCGGCCAAAGAAAGGCAAATCCACCGCCCAACGACTCAGTTACATTTTGCACAATCCTGTAagtattacatacaaacattataatcacgtctatatcccttgcggggtagacagagccaacagtctcgaaaagactgataggctacgtccagctatttggcgtaatgatagaattgagattcaaatagtgacaggttgctagcccatcgcctaaaagaagaatcccaagtttataagcctacccctcagtcgccttttacgacatccatgggagcgagatggagtagtcctattatttttctattggtgccgggaaccacacggcaatgtaagtatttattatgatacagcatcctactaatattataaatgtttattactctttcacgcaaaaactactgaaccgattattgTAAATAgctggtatgtaggtagctgtagacccagaataacatataggctactttttatcccggagttcccgcgggattgatagggttttcaTGCGGAAAAAGTCaagggcggcctctagtaatacatataatctcgccgcttttccggaggggtaggcagagatttcTACGCGCCCGATCCCTGCATCTGCACTGAATgcatttgcatacatatatgttactTGATTACttacacacatatacatataatcacgtctatattccttgcgggaaagacagagccaacagacttaaaaagactgataggccacgttcagctgcttggcttaatgatagaattgagattcaaatagtgacaggttgctagcccatcgcctaaaagaagaatcccaagtttataagcgtacccctcagtcgccttttacgaaatccatgtgagagagatggagtggtcctattcttttttttatgggtgccgggaaccacacggcactcggaAAATCGGTACGTTCGCGTTAATTGCCATTTGCATACATTAACTaacaaaaacttattattCCAGGTGTATGACACTCTGCGGGAGACCAGACCTTGGTTCGTGGACAGGGTTGAAGCGATAGAGGGGGACATCACTAAGGACAGGCTGGGATTGGAGATCGAGACCTGGGAGCAGCTTATTAGTGAGGTCAGTGAGGTCAAAAGGCCCTATATACTTGTTGTGGAGGTCTTGATAAATAAAGCACGATGTGGTGCAatgtggtgccgtgtggttcccggcaccaataaaaaaaaaaagaatagaaccactccatctcgttcccatggatgtcgtaaaaggcgactaagggatcggcttataaacttgggattcttcttttaggcgatgggctagcaacctgttaagtactatttgaatctcaattctatcattaagccaaacagctgaacgtggcctatcagtcttttcaagacagttggctctgtctaccccgtaagggataaagacgtgatcacatgtatgtatgatgcaATGAGTCAGGTTTTGCACAGCGATACAAAACCTGAACCGATTTTTACCGTTTCGACCAGCTTTTCGCTAGATTTTTGTTAttcagattgctagcccatcggctaaaaggGACCTAAAGTTTCtaaagcctttcccttaatagACTTTAACACATTATTTTGCAGGTGACCATAGTGTTTCATAGCGCAGCTACGATCAATTTCGCGGATCCACTTAAAGTGGCCACCAATATAAACGTCAAGGGGACCATGGAAATGCTGAGCTTCGGGAAGGCCTGTCAGAAGCTAAGGTTAGTTTAAACTTCTAGGACTGCTTTTGTGGGAATTggctaaataaaacttttatatcctattacatacatacataatagtcacatctatatcccttgtggggtagacagagcttacacagtcttaaaaaactgacacgccacgtacagctgtatagcttattgatgaaaatgaaattcggattaattccaagtttattagcttttcccttaatcgccttacaacatccatggaataAAGTTGAAGTTGACCTATTCCAAAGAGTCAGGAACCTCACGGCACAATTTAACGTGAATTTAGAAAAATCTCTTCCACAGGAGCTACGTCCATATTTCGACAGCGTACAGTCAAGCCCTGAACAGCCGGGTCCACTCAGACATACCCGAGGAGTTCTCCAAGAGTCCAATGACCCCTCACACCCTGGTGGACTTGGCTGAGACCCTCCCGCAAGACACCCTCGATCAAATCTTTCACAAGTAAGTgagattacatctttttttataataaaaaaagagatggaCGAAAGTGGCTGATGGATTGACGTTAAAGATTGAAGAAAAACAGAGATGGATGGACAGTGTCGGGTGGATGATTCATGTTCACATTCAGGTGTCTGAATGAtgcatgatagaattgagatttaaatggtgacaggttgctagcccgtcacctaaaagagaaatcccaagtatataagcctatcccttagtcgccttttacgacacccatgggaaagagatggagtggtcctattctttttctaatggcgtcgggaaccacacaccaCTAGCAAGGTAACCAACCAAACTTTCGCATATATTATAAGTAAGAATCATCTCATTTCCTTGTTTCTCAACAAAAAGGGATTCCCTTTCAAAACAAATacagtttcatcaaaatatttctaagaaaaaaagtgtgatgttaaaaaaatacctacctaaataccACAGAATGCGTCACGCGAACTTAACCTTGCGTCATAGACCTTCGGCACAGAGCAAGTGGCGCCTGAGGGCTGGCCAGCTGCGCTCTGTGAAGAGACGATGAACTTTTAGTAAAcgtattattatacatacatacatatagtcacgtctatatcccatgcggggtagacagagccaacagtaaatcctgataggccacgttccgctatttggcttgattagtgctaggttgctagcccatcgtccacaagaagaatctgaagtttttagatttaagttttagattgtcttttttttatactaatactacctataaagctgaagagtttgtttgtttgtttgaatgcgctaaccacaggaactaatggttcgaataaaaaaattgtgttgaatagaccgtttatcgaggaaggctttaggctatataacatcacgttgcaactattaggagcgaagaaataatggaaaatgtgaaaaaaaaacggagaaaatcattcatccttgagggcttccgtTGCGTGCGCTGCGAAAACGGTTCaagataccaaaaatatatgcataaaagaattattcctcttgaaattatctaaaaaaatgtcCACGACAgtatatgtctatcttttaagattaACTCACTAGAACCGTTTTTATgataatcaaaatttatttagctGTGGAGGCTGTTcgcataaaataaatgatgcccaaaataactattccacgcggacgaagtcgcgggtacagctagtgaaattataaattacatacatatggtcacgtctatgtcccttgcggggtagacagagctaactgtcttgaaaagactgaatgaccacgttcagctatttggcttaatgatagaattgagattcaaatagtgacaggttgctagcccatcgccttaaaaaagaatcccaagtttgtaagcctatcccttagtcgcctttaacggcaaccatgagaaagaaatggagtggtcctattcttttttgtatcagtgccgggaaccacacggcactttattatatacattggTTGTGATTCCACTTTCAGATACCTCGGCAATGACTACCCCAACACGTACGCTTACACGAAGGCGGTAGCTGAAGAGGCCGTGAGGACCATGTCTGAAGGTCTACCTATCGCCATTGTCAGACCCACTGTTGGTAAgacttacatatgtataatcaagtATTTATccctagtgccgtgtggttcccggcagtgccgtgtggttcccggcagtgccgtgtggtccaataaaaaaaaaaagaattggaccactccatctctttcccatggatgtcgtaaaaagcgactaagggataggcttacaaacttgggattcttttttaggcgatgggctagcaacctgtcgctagttgaatctcaattctatcattaagccaaaaagctgaacgtggccattcagtcttttcaagactgttggctctgtctaccccgcaagggagatagtcgtgaccatatgtatgtatgtatgtatgtatttatcccttacgggtagacagagccaacaatctcgaagaCTGGAAGGCAATGTTGTCAGGTTGgttggaagagatcccacttagggataagcccgccttcttactgtactgtttta
The DNA window shown above is from Amyelois transitella isolate CPQ chromosome 30, ilAmyTran1.1, whole genome shotgun sequence and carries:
- the LOC106135999 gene encoding fatty acyl-CoA reductase wat, producing the protein MTALRVENPPIYKNGDKPCRPADAVESQAKQRLVPIDEATRRGDSEVQEFYSGAVVLITGGSGFLGKQLVEKLFRTFDIKKLYLLLRPKKGKSTAQRLSYILHNPVYDTLRETRPWFVDRVEAIEGDITKDRLGLEIETWEQLISEVTIVFHSAATINFADPLKVATNINVKGTMEMLSFGKACQKLRSYVHISTAYSQALNSRVHSDIPEEFSKSPMTPHTLVDLAETLPQDTLDQIFHKYLGNDYPNTYAYTKAVAEEAVRTMSEGLPIAIVRPTVVIPSYTEPAPGWVDKNNVFGASGIILGLGLGVIHTLISDPDIKIDIIPVDIVNNAVIVAGWETARRWGVGEADTRIYTVGSSYRNSITWSFLTETLEVDARNHVSPKAVWYAFAVQSKHIHVYAALAWILHFIPGYIVDGILMLMGRKPRATKIYNQLNTMSKVFSYFTLRSWNFQDDNLLKMYKNLSLTDQQIFNIDIKTVDMTEAILLWHIGLRRFFLKDDFVNDEQAQKKQVMLKYVTFVIAPIYFYVFYKIFVCLFYFLYSFFLL